GTCGGAGTTGGTTGCCTAATTCTGAAGCAATCATAACATTTGTTCTGAAAGCTCCAGCCCTGAGGAACCCACAAAATGATGATAAAGCCAAGCATGCAGAAGTTGTAAACACAGATGTGGCAGGGCCTGCACTTTAATTTGTTCAGCAGAACTGATTAATCACTACCATCTTTAATGAAATGTTACTGGTATTGCTGGTATCTTACCCAGGTCAACTCGGAAATGTGGATCCAGAGTTGCAGCTCTGATTTCATGATGAAGAGTAAAGTAGGACTCTATCTTTCTGCATTGAATGGGCAAGATAAGGACTGGGTTGACCTGGATGAGGTGGCAACTTTAATTATGGAACATATTTTCTTCAACCTAATCTGGTCAGCAACTGTAATGGGTACATCTTTACAGAAAGCCTCTTCTCAGCACTGTGACCTCTGCCCACTAGCCTAGTGCTTGTCGGCTGTGTAAGCCAGCAGAGGACTGGCAACTGAGCCCACACCAGGGGAGTTCTCTCTGCATGGTGAGGGATGCCCCTGCTCAGAGGAGCACTTAAAAGATGGGGAgcagggaagggggatgggggaggcAGGTCCCTCTCCAAAATGCATGGCCCCCGTTTCTGCTGCCTATGCTTGGGTTAACCTGTACATGAGGAGTGCGATGGAGCTGCCGTAGGAAACCTGAAAGAAGGCATTGTTTGCCATCCTTGTTTCACTCCGATGACCTCTGCAAACTCAAGACTTTAACCACACAAAGGTGGAGCCCACCTAATCCTTCATTCaatatttccccctccccccagagatTATCATCATAATCAGAAAGAGGGACCAAGCAGCCTATTGTTTTTACTTGACATATGAGGTACTAATGTGATTAAAATAAGAGACAGAGTGTAACATTGTGCTGATGTCTGGCCAGGACCACCCTGTAAATGGCCAGCCTGCTAGTGGCTTTCAGGCTGCTTAAataaacacaaatgaaaaaaaaataatgagctGGCCAGTTTTCAAATAATTGAAAATGTGTCCGTTCCTTCTTTTGCTTACCTATGCGTTTCTTAAAAACCACCAGTCCTAGCCAATTACAACAAAACGCTAAAATGTTCCAGTGAGGCTAGATATCCCGATTACtaataaattataaatacttCCATTACCAATATCAATTTCAGTAGCAGAATTGCCAACTCCTTGCCTTCTGTGGAGAAATGCTTTCACATTTGGCTAATACCAGCAGccaattattgcatcagccctgtGGCCCTGTAGTCTGTAAAATTTGGAGAGAGGGAGTAAAGGCAAAGACTACAATTAGAAATCAATTAGTAGCATGCAGTCTGGACATTGCCTGTGCATCGTATAATCATGTGCACAGAATATGCTCTAGTCATCAGGCAGTTCACCTTGACATGGGTACCTGGGCAGTCTACTGGTTGCATTAAGGAATCTGAGAGTCTGACACCCTGTATCAAGCCATTGCAAGAACAGAATGTGATTAATTGGGGATCCTGATTCCCAGACTCGATCTTTTGGCCAAGCAGAATATTAACTATGGAAAATAAGAATTTTTTCATTGTTACTCTTATGTTTTTCTTACTACACAAGATGGCGCTCTTGCTCACTAGAGTTTCTCAGGTCCTCTGGTGCATCAGTGCTTTTTTGGCCCTGGGAAGCTGAGTTCTGTACAAAATATTGCAGACAAGATGCGTGCACATGAAGAGCAGAGCAGTGGAAAGTCTCTCTCCCTTGCAGGTCTACAGCGACTATGTTGCAAGGAAACCCAAGAGCAGATGAAGGCAACTTTGGAGAGATCTGTGATTTTTTAATctcctaaaaataaaaatgcctaGCACTGTGCTATTGAGCATGTGTGATCTATACACTTGAGTTGGGTACAAAGAGCTGCTTCAAGAAACCAGCATAAAATAGATTGCAAGAaatatgtggggttttttgttttgttttgtttttttgggagggggggggctcgAAGCAGGGTAATAATATACACTGGCAGCATGGCTCAGTGTCAGGGTGGTTATCCTAAGATGTGTCCTGCTGAGATCTTACATGCTTTCAAGTTTtcaaaagctgttttttttttgtaacagatCAGTAGACCCTGGTGCCATCTGGAAGCGTTGGCCGTTTCATTCTAAACCAGCAGCAGTTTGTCCAGCAGGCAGATGCAGGCCATAGAGACATACAGTTCCCAAAAGCGAGACCCCCCCCCATGTAGCACAGTGAAAGAGATGGTTAGGATGTGGCTGAGGTACCCTCGGGATTCAAACACCTAATAATGTGATTTGCTAATCAACCTCATCCAACAATCAGTCTCATTCTTATTTACATTTCTTACATTGTCTGTGCAAATGTGTCTCAAACAAAattagttttggatttcctgaaaCCCTAAGCAGCTGTAgaccctcaaggactggaattagACACCTCCTGAGAAAGCATTTCCATCCCAGAAGGATACTTAAGTGTTATGAAAGACGTGGTTAGGATGCAGACAAATCCCTTAAGAATACTAAAGCTTCAGGCACTGGACAGTTATTGATGCACAGATAAAAAGGCGGAATTTTTGgccttgagatatttgaatagAACAACCTTGCCAAGGAGTTGCAGATGCACAGCCACGCTGAGGCTGTTCCAGAATTCTGTTGGCGTTCCGTGAATTTTACTGGAGATGGATGACAGATAAATTTAAAGCATTCAGTTGTTGAAATGCAGACAACCATCTTAGTCCCTTACACAGGAACATCTCTGGTTGTCTGAGGGGGTACTCAGAGAGGATGTAAATTGTTTGATGTAggtaaggaccttcattttcatttttccccGGGAATTTAGCAGGGTTCATTATggcaagaacaaaaacaggagaaaaatcagtggaaaaatgtcaCTATTTATTAATCTGGGAAAATactggagtttattttggtggacagaagccaggacaataaaacaatattagacAGACTCTCCCACTCatccactcagcagcatccctctcTCTACCCTAGCatgtccctttccctcccccctcccctccctccattgcagcagcattcatccttacGAGTGGTGGTTCCAGGCCTCTTGCCTTGGGCAGCATGCTTGCTGAGGCTCCcatgctctgcagcactgcactgcTCTAGGCAGGGGCCAAGGAGTTTGCCGgaaagtgcttctggtgggcatGGCCCGCTCCAGATGCTGCATTGGTGGCACCAAGCCGCGGGCACTTTGGCTGCCGGGGGGGGAGGCGGGCCTCGAAACAGCAGcgctggagggtgagcgctttcgCTGGTGTGGGTTGGGACTTGAAACGCTGCAGTGCTTTGGCCCGCACTGGCTGGCAGCCTCGAGACACTgcgagctgctctttaatcagcccAACATTAGGgggaaaatcggtttaaactgataGACATTTTTGGAAACATCCAGGAATTTATGGATGAAAACTGGTTTAGATTGAAAAACCAACACGGACAGTCATTTTCAGCCTCTCTGTACATCATCGGGgtcatgacattttccatttaataAAGGAATGGCAAAATTAAGGATTAGATAATCGGATACTTCTGGAGAGCATGCAAGGGCTTCCCTACCCAAGTATTTCACCTGATGAACCTCACCACCCACACCTTCAAATCCAGAAAAAGTAACATGAGCATGTGATAGGAAATTATTTGCAacagtatttatttgatttgatttggcACACATTCATGGCTGGCAAGCCAAAGCTTATCAATTGGTTATACACCCTGTACAAATGTGCAGATCTACACCTACAAAGAGATGGCAAGAGATGGAGAAGGAGCGGGCAGATGCTCTACTTGCTGTCATCATTGGTATGGCACACTCAGATTAGGACACACCCTGATAATGTCCTAACACCTCTGGCATGACACTCTCAGACTGGCACATAGCCTAAGTTCCTCTTAACTAACATTATTGGTTTGATGCTCTCAAACTAGTATGAAATCACATGATTTTAGCAGTAGCCAATGTGGGATGTGTTCCTTCTTGCAGAGCACAAGTTCATGGTACCTTCTGTTCCCATTTCTATGCTGGAAGTGTTCCATTCTTTTAAATATGATCTGGACAGCTTTAGATATAGGAGCTGAAGTGCATGCTGTTGAGTTTAGGATTTAATGCTAATTAATCACAGAGGATGGGATCCAGACAGTGACTTTATcgagagggggatggggaggcttCAGATACAGAGCACATAGGTGAGGAGCACCAGAtaatacaatatatcattagGACAGTCAGCTGGAGCTTTCTGCTCTGGCCATGAATTTAGGGCAAATGAAGGTCTAattgctctttctttcttttacttattttctttgcttctactgttttgttttgctgtgcGTACCAGAGAACAATTCCTCTCCCCACCCTTAACATAAGAAGGAACTGGTAGGTGTGCAAATTTACCCAGGTCAGTTTGCACCTATCTTATGATACCGCAGCAGTGTCTTTTCCAGTGGAGTCCAGTTAAAAGCAAACGTTCTGGCAGAGTCCTACAATCATGCAGAGGCCGGTCACTGTTAATCATGTGCCTGGCTAGAGCTGTACCTGCATTTTTAGAGAGGAAAGTGTGCTATAGGGTCACACATGAGCAATGCTGCAGCTGCAAACTTGAGCACCAGCAGTCCCACAATGGAAGGAACAGATCTGTGCTTTGAAGCAGACCATGACCAGGGAGAGTATCTTTAACTTTCTTAATCACAAAGTTTTTGAATCAGTTTCAAATCCATTTTCATCTGTGAAATAAAAGGTCAACCAGCATGGAACACTTTTAGGACCTCATTTTAAGAAAGTGAGAAGTGTACAGCTTCTGACACAGTTCAGAGCTGGTCTGATGATCTATGTAGTTTTATTTTACATCACAAATAAAATTAGGGATGCCCCTGTAACTGGCAGtatatgaaataaatacataataataaaatcagtTACCATTCATCCTCTAGAGAGGGAAGCAAACTCTTACTGTATATTTGTCTCTTGCATGTAGTGTTGTTTATATGACATCCTAACATAGATGtaattgtcctctttttttctgcaaAGTTGGTCAAAAGAAATGCCCAGCTTTTTGACCCCCTATCTGAGTGGCTGCCATCTTTGCATTTTCATTATTCAGCCTTCTGCTGCTTCCCATACTGCGCACAAATTGGCGTTCAACATGGAACACCCTGAATAAAGCAGATGGGACTCTGGGAAGAAACATCTGAAGCAGCTGATTCAGATAGGTCTGAGGATTCTGGGGACTGCTTCCAAAACCAGGGCCCAGGGAAGAACGGGGAATCCCTCTTGCTCTGATGTAAagggaaggtggtggtgatgcagcCTGACCTCCCTAGCGCCTCTTGCTTTCACGAATGCACTGTGGTTTGGAAAGCAGCAAAGTCCAtctgagtggaaaaaaaaatgaaaaccttcCAGCTCTGCATGTATTTAATCTTCTTTTTCTAACCTGTCAAGGCTTCTCTAATATTAAGAAAGATGACTATTGTTTTCATCATTAATTGGACTTTGTGACATTTCTTTACCTTTTGTCTCCTACACTGGAACTTGTTCTGAAGTATCTTCACCCTTCTTCAGGCATCAGTAatttcccttcctttctctttcatAGGTTCTCCATATATTGAAGCTCACTGTTCCCACACCAGGCAATTTCCCTGAAGATTTTCCTGTCTCTTAGCCTTCCACCTGTATTAACATGATCAAGCAGATTGTCTGGTTCTGAACTGTTCCAGAAAACAAATTCTCTGCGTTCCCTAACATTTTCCCTTTCTTTATGCCTCACTAGTTTCTGATCATTTTTTAAGAAGATTTTATGACATTGGACTGAAGATGGCACCTACAgtgcatctctttccctgtcaaATGATTCACCTTTCCTTTATCCCCAAAGTCTTCCCATCCTACTGAATCCAGAGGTGATAGTCCTGAACTATTGCTTGTGCCAACATGTGTACTTcttggctttctctctctcctggatcTTCCAAAGCAATGGTaacggaattcaagaaagctcaGGATAAGTATGGAGGATcttgaagaagtgaagggaaCATCTGCACTcatctggggtctatggcattgcaccagaaacgaaactgggtagactggattgGTCCATTGGTCTAATGCTCCTTTTTTGCCATTATATTCTGTATCTCCTCCCTTCTCTACACCTCTTGTTCATTCTTTTGCAAGAGGACAGCTGTATCAGAAAATCTTTAAATTTACCTTTAGCTTTTCAATATATCTCTTTTGTAACTGTGAGGTCACATACCTTCTTCTCACTCAGAATTTTTGTATTTCTACAGATTGCTGCATTCCACCACTACCATAGGCACTGTCCAGCTCTGTCCCTATAGCTGATGGGAGAGAGATGAATTTATCCTGGGTGCCCAATCCCTGATTATGTTAACCTTCTTTCCAATAGACACACATTTTTCCAAGATCACTTAGAAGTTAAGATCACTCAGTTTCATTTGCTACATATTCAGCAAAAGTgatttatcaaaggcttttttCCTTAGGCACGACATGTGAGAAGTTAGGCCAAGTGCATGGATGCCTTGTTAATATGGCAAGTCACAAGCCATAAGGTTTCAAGTCCTGCTCGTGAGAGAATCCTTAACAAAATAACCCTGGTGTTCACATCCCACAACCAGACGCATCTAACCCCAACATCTGTAGGCTGCAAAAACACTTATTCCAAACATAGGCTATGGCTCTGGAGCCCAGTAGACCCCCTTGAACATCTTGGCTTAGTTCATTCACAACTCAAAGTAATGTtgtttcaatttttgtttgcGATGATGCCCCGAAAAGCACAAAAATATACAcatccatatatatattttataaaaacatACCGAAGGGGCTATTGCAAAGCGAGAATGTTCATATGGAAGAGGTGTGCTCTTGGTAGAGGTGTTCAGTCCCCAGTACTTACAGACAGGGGAAGAGAGATTTCCCTACTTACATCTCTTAATTACAGCGTTTCACTCACAATAGCAGAAACTACTTTCCTTCAGGTTTCTCTGAAATGTACTTGGAGGAGGAATTTTTTTCCTAGGCCCTTGCTTTAAAGCACAATATGTCTGGTCCTTCATCTTTATAAGGATATTGTGGTTTTCCTTCTCCCACTTTTTTCATTTCATAGTCTTAAAACTGTTTCACAGCTCAATAGTGTCACTGGAGATGCTATGAGAGTCAATTGGTTGGTTTAGGTCCATAAAATTCTTCCTAGCCTCCTTTTTAGGCTGTATGGTCTCCATAGGAACTGTGGGATTGGACTCTTGCGGGAGAAGTTGAGTGCTGGGTATATCCTCAACCGGAAGACTTTCTATTGATGACAGGCCATGCCTCCATGGATTCCAACTAATCTTGATGGATTCTTTAGAAACACTGTCCAGGGAGCTACCAGAAGCAGCTGCCTCTGTTGTTATGTCATCTGTAGTATCTTTGCTGTGCTGGAGACTAATATTTGGGGAGTTGATATCAGTTGCAGAGCTGCACCGGGCAAGGCTGTACATGTAATCAGGATTGCTGCCTCTTCTGTGTCTTAAATTTGAAGAAAGTAATGGATCAACAGTTTGATTAAGCACTGAACTTTctttgagggaggagcaggaatcTTGCCTAGTTAAATAGCTGGGATATTGAAGACTTGAATCATTGAATATACTGTCCCTGACAAGATGCTCCCTGAACAAGGCTTCATCAATGCTTCTGCTTAAGTTGATAGGTGAAGGAGGACGAAACTCTAGATCCATTAGCGAGAGGACAGAATCCTTCTCAAAGCAAATGCTGGTGTAGGAACGGCCCATTGCCATATTTTGGGCTTTAGGGCTAAACATGGCTCCCAATCTGGGCTTGACAATGGGCGAGGAGGAAATTTCACACTTGTTGAAGAACGGTACATTACCATTAATTTCATTGTTGTCCTTAAGGGCTTTGAGTGGAACGTTCTCTGATTGGTTCCGGATAAGACTCTTGCTGATGTCATTGTTGGCTACCCTGTCCTGGATGCCATTTGGCCAGTCATAACAGTTGTTAGGAAATTCAGGAACTTCAGTTTTCCTGTAAGTGCAGAGGTATCGAAGAATCTTGGCCCAGCAGGTATGTTCATTACTGCCACACTGCTGGCAGAAAATGTGAGAGGCTAGGAAAATCATAGCAAAGCACAGAGCTAGCTCAAAAATCCGGAACCAGAATTGAAGGAACCACCAGGACCAGGAGAACAGATTTGTCTTGCCAAGAATTCCAAATAACCACAAGACAGCATATACTTGTAAACCACAGCACAATAGTCCAAAGATACTGCAAACCAATAGGACCCTAGATGATGTGAAAAGGCACTTTTGATTTCTCCCTGGGGTCTGCAGATCAAGAGTGTCCTCGCAGTTGCTAGATACTCTCTGTGCCTGACCCAGAATATCTTCCATATTTTTTCTCAGCTTATAGTATGCCACAaaagtccccaccatcaggaatGTACCCCATGAGGCTGAAAGGACATGGAGGACAACATTTACAGAAGGGTTCAGTACATGTGAGAAAAGGTCAGAGCTTAAGAGTATGATAAAATGAATAACTCCCACCATAGCCATCAGTGGCAAGCTTTGAACCTTGGGAGGAAGTACTTGCAGTCGGGCTACCTTTAACAGCAGTAGGACCAATATGCCAAATGCAGTGATGATAAGAGGGAaagttatattgtaaagcacCAAGGCTACTCTGTGAGAAAACACAGACTTGGTGCCATAAGGATCAGTAAAGAAGAAGACAGCTCGGAGTAGGCCAACTACAAACAGCAGAACATTTGAGAGCATGACATATGGCAGGTTGTAGATATGTAGGATCGGAGATCCTATCAGGTTGATCATAGAGATTAAGGATAAGATGACAAAAAGTACACCACATCCATAAACGTGCAACTCCCAGGCAAAGCTCAGGGTGCGCTGCATGTCCTCCCATTTGAGAAGTGTCTGGTTGGAGAGGAGATATTTGCAAGCTCCATTGGTTCTGATACATGGTGGGGCAGATGAAGGCATTATTGATGGAGTGTTTGTCAAAGCCACTATTAATCTAGGCCTTTGGAGTGCTCGTTGAGTGGTGACCTTTATTTGACCTCGACTCCCAGTTTCTTGGGTCCTGGAACCAATAGTAGAGCTGGAGCTTTGCTGTAATGTTGTACCAGGACTGTGTTGGGTGGAGTTCAATTTTACACTTCTGGCAGTAGAATCTGCAAATAATAACCAGATTAATATTTGTCAGTCATAGATAAAGAAAAGAGTACACTTTCCTAAAGGATAAGTTGCTGTATCTTAGAACCTTGTAACTGTTATAGCAGAAAGTGGGTGCTGCATTAACAGCTACCAAACAGTGTAAGTGCAGAGGTAGACAAACGTACTCCTTGAAAACTGCAAACAGGTTTGTTTTTCAGGTATGTATAACAATATTCACCAATAAACTACATAATCTGTCAACCCTGGAAACCactgtgactcttgaggaccagagttgcctacctctggCATAGGAGCTTATGAAAGATCTGGTATTGGGCCATGTTTTCTTTTATAATCTGAATGGGTTGGGTGTTAGGGCATTGACTGTGTGTGGGTATCTCCCTAACCCCTATCCATATATGAAGTGGAACTTTCATAATAGTAGTGATTACCTCAATAAATTTTTATAGATCATCTAGCAcatttattaataaaaaataaatactttcttGGCCACTTTCCAGCTAAGATCCAAGTGCAAGGTCTGGGTTATGAGCTGAAGATGGCGCCTTcgtggccttttggctgagattgagagcctgtacaatATGGAGGGTTAACATCCTGTCTACCAACCCAACTGGGGTCATGATGATGATGTAATAACCCATTACAAAAGCAGAAGGAATAAATCTCGTGCCATaaaagagtagcctagtggtttagagcagtgggctacgaccCAGCAAAACCAGCATTCAGATCCTGctcttgctccttgtgaccttgggcaagtcactttaccctccgttgcctcaggtacaaaattagattgtaagccctgtggggttagggaaataccttgtacactttgaagtgtgaaaagcgaaatataaaaataaatattctaaaATAATGATGGGAATTGGATCTGGGTTGAGAAATGTGGCATCTCATGTAAACTATAAACGCCTTGGCTACAAACACCATCAGCATAGGAGAAGGGAGCTTTGTGCTACTGAACGTTTTGGCCAATTTCAGTACTATCCAAATTCAGTAATAAGAACGCAACCTGGAAATACCGAGTCTGTCACGATCTCAGTATTCAGCCATGTTTGCTTATCATTCAGCAAAAGCCTTGTTCATACTTGTTCTTATCTGTTTCAAGCCAAACAGCATAAAATGACTATTATAAGAGCACAAAACTCCAGTACACATCTGCTGTCATGGAAACCGGGGCCTTGTTGTCTTAACCAAGTCAGAATATTTCAGGTTCTTATCTGCAGAATTAACAGAAGCAGTCTCTTTTTCATgtattcctccctccctccctatcctATCTAGTGCAATACATTTGTTATTAGCCAGGTCAGCTGTTGCGAACAGAAAACCCTCAGCCCAGAGGCTCCAGCTGCATGGGCACGATGGGTGCTCTAGCACCCTCAATATCAGATCTACCTCCTGTGTCACCTCTTCTATGTCCTGGGCTGGCAGAGACTGAAGAGGCAGCAAGCAGATTAGACTGCTGTCTGATACTGGGGGTGCTCGAGCACCCACAGCAGCCAAGTCGCTGGCACCTATACATCAGCCAATGCACAGCTACAAATTAGTTCTAGGAGCTGCTGGGGGAAAAATAAAAGGTCCTTGGAGtgaggagaaaaataaaataagcagctGAGTAGGAGTGAAAATAACAGAGATCAAAACATTCTTGAGTGTTATCCGTCACTCTACAAATCTCTTAAACTctgcctccatctctctctctctctctctctctcaaaagaacatatgaattgccatactgggtcagacctagggtccattaagtgcagtatcctattttcaaatagtgacaaatccaggtctcaagtacttggcaagatcccaaacagtggCTAGATCTAATGCTACTAATGCCCTAGGATaaatagtggctttccccaagtttatctggttaataacaatttatggacttctcctttaggaacttaactatacctttttttaaccccagctacactaacttcctttaCCACAtactctggaaatgaattccagagcttaattgtgagttgagtgaaaaagaagtttctccaatttgttttaaatgtgctacttactaacttcatggagtgtccccctagtttctctattttttgaaagggtaaatatctGATTCACATTCACCCATTCtagtccactcatgattttataaacctctatcatctcccccctcaagtgtttcttcttcaagctgaacagtcctaaccttttagcccttcctcatagggaagccattctaccccctttataattttggtcacccctctctgtaccttttctagttcaattatatcttttttgagatgtgatgatcGGAATTGCACACAATCCTCTAGGTGCAGACTCaccgtggagtgatacagaggtattataatattctccattttattcctaATACTTCAAAGCATTCCCTTTGCTTtctttgactgctgctgctgcatgctaagccaaggatttcaaagtattgtccacaatgatgcctagatccttttcctgggtggtaactcctaatatggaacctaacatcatgtaactacagtgagggttacttttccccatatgTGTTAcgttgcatttgtccacattaaatttcatctgccatttgtttatctagtctcctagtcttgcaagatcttcctgcaTTTTTCATAATCCGTTTATGATTTAATttctcagaataattttgtgttctttgcaaatttgatcagcccactcattgttcccttttccagattatatacaaatatattaaaaagcactggtcccagtacagatccctgaatcactctactgtttacttttctccactgagaaaactgaccatttattcctactctctgtttcctatcttttaagtagtttgcaatccacaataggacatcgcctcctttcctgtgactttttagtttctcagaagtctctcatggggggCTTTATCAAACACCTTTGAAAATCCGAATACTCTATATCCACTGTTTCACCGTTATCCGCATTTATTAAGtccttcaaaaaaaacaaacaaacaaacaatatagcagatttgtgtaaatccatgctggctatgtcccattaaaccagatctttgtatatgattttgttctttagaaaagtttctacattttttcccggcactgaaatcagagacaccagtctatagtttcctgtatCACACCTTGAGTCCTTTTTCAATATCGGTGTTtcaatggccaccctccagtgttcaggtacaacagacagttttaatgataggttacaaattactagtaatagatctgctaATTCATTTTTTAGTGCTTAAGAACTCTGGGTGTAAACCATCTagtccaggcaatttgctattCTTTGTCAATctaccctattacatcttccatgttcactatgatttgtttcagttctctcTATTTTATGCTCTCCAGGGTGATCCCCATCTCCACAGGGGGAGGCATATATCCAAAAAGGGAAAGAGAAGGCAGAGGAAAATGTTtacatatatatatctctatctatatatacacGGTACACACATTGAGATACATATAAAGGGGTCCCAGGTTAATTCCATAATTTGCTGAGTCCTGAATTCAGTTCTGACTTTCTAATACTCATCCCAGTATATTCTGGGTGCTTGGTGGTCATAGAGATGGAAACTAGTGTAGATTACTGGACTAGCACAATCCCACCTAGCAAATCAAAGTGAAAGCTGTAACACTAGCAATTAAGAATTAAATAATTCAACTGTCAAAACAAAACCATGAAGATTTCCTTTTC
This genomic interval from Rhinatrema bivittatum chromosome 4, aRhiBiv1.1, whole genome shotgun sequence contains the following:
- the PRRT3 gene encoding proline-rich transmembrane protein 3 encodes the protein MMASSMQILVWTLLFELVAAESSLTAELNSITGAELPDGLSEETPLRKEILNNQLDVQETPGLKREKMLALSSLESMTPIVENLRSFRGDGHSTTASSLLNLQQMTLKTTLRPAVFSTEILSDLGHPRGGSLDLQSFTTPLSIKPENSSQLTEKSLKKKPDPVEAAEDSRPLTDVLLKHDILDPISLPKASKLSSEFKYTTKPWVKTLISTSPSAIQDVDSLDTERKLLHFNSHDKKDTKLKTDNGESGFHTLAMSSRVENDLALGAEIENNMARMMMTSTGPQVPTVSLVTSTSLSKGGKFDITDAEARMIKGVKDMDQSILDNSARVKDDLIDFDSNVASSSLTQTAESNAMITAGQVENNFIDDDFIPSDQGETHLFVSGKHLASYRTTESYFTSRDEQKSLNAPIRNAVVSAYVNDMVELLREVKEEFQSSTTKDNILISGTSWIPDNMRMSHFSAFPQSKSTRKAEVSMPSQTPNLASGNVLQRFMSTEAPKQDYTTWLSSFTKRNLPDSFSSSLTGGRVLESKSKTWTERLLAHQISTKKAPISTSAQGVKMTEEIPPTPTPSMKDGEKEGMITEFFLYPDHKTPSPDTQAPSLQPHKTTLPPVQMLTTGILKLEELEQNSAQSVRGAGVLSVRSPKISATGGESLSGSFTSTTWKAPATSQLDSTARSVKLNSTQHSPGTTLQQSSSSTIGSRTQETGSRGQIKVTTQRALQRPRLIVALTNTPSIMPSSAPPCIRTNGACKYLLSNQTLLKWEDMQRTLSFAWELHVYGCGVLFVILSLISMINLIGSPILHIYNLPYVMLSNVLLFVVGLLRAVFFFTDPYGTKSVFSHRVALVLYNITFPLIITAFGILVLLLLKVARLQVLPPKVQSLPLMAMVGVIHFIILLSSDLFSHVLNPSVNVVLHVLSASWGTFLMVGTFVAYYKLRKNMEDILGQAQRVSSNCEDTLDLQTPGRNQKCLFTSSRVLLVCSIFGLLCCGLQVYAVLWLFGILGKTNLFSWSWWFLQFWFRIFELALCFAMIFLASHIFCQQCGSNEHTCWAKILRYLCTYRKTEVPEFPNNCYDWPNGIQDRVANNDISKSLIRNQSENVPLKALKDNNEINGNVPFFNKCEISSSPIVKPRLGAMFSPKAQNMAMGRSYTSICFEKDSVLSLMDLEFRPPSPINLSRSIDEALFREHLVRDSIFNDSSLQYPSYLTRQDSCSSLKESSVLNQTVDPLLSSNLRHRRGSNPDYMYSLARCSSATDINSPNISLQHSKDTTDDITTEAAASGSSLDSVSKESIKISWNPWRHGLSSIESLPVEDIPSTQLLPQESNPTVPMETIQPKKEARKNFMDLNQPIDSHSISSDTIEL